From the Lolium rigidum isolate FL_2022 chromosome 2, APGP_CSIRO_Lrig_0.1, whole genome shotgun sequence genome, one window contains:
- the LOC124691192 gene encoding pentatricopeptide repeat-containing protein At4g20770-like, whose translation MPEPNVVSWNTVIAALARSERAGEALELYDGMLREGLVPTHFTLASVLSACGAVGAPEDGRRCHGLAVKVGLDENQFVENALLGMYTKCGSVGEAVRLFDGMASPNEVSFTAMMGGLALTGSVDDALRLFARMCRSGIRVDPVSVSSVLGSCAQACSSEFNVSRAFQLGQCIHALIVRKGFGSDQHVGNSLIDMYTKCMQMDEAVKVFESLPTVSIVSWNILITGFGQAGSYEKALEVLNLMVESGSEPNEVSYSNMLASCIRAKDVPSARAMFDKILSPSLTTWNTLLSGYCQEELHQDTVELFRRMQHQNVQPDRTTLAVILSSCSRLGILDLGAQVHSASVRLLLHNDMFVASGLVDMYSKCGQIGTARCIFNRMTDRDVVCWNAMISGLSIHSFNKEAFDFFKQMRRNGMMPTESTYASMINSCAKLSSVPQGRQIHAQVVKDGYDQNVYVGSALIDMYAKCGNMDEARLCFDTMVTKNIVAWNEMIHGYAQNGFGEKAVELFEHMLTTEQRPDSVTFIAVLTGCSHSGLIDEAIALFDSMGSTYGITPVAEHYTCLIDGLGRAGRLVEVEALIDRMPCKDDPILWEVLLAACAVHHNAELGECAAQHLFHLDPKNPSPYVLLSNIYASLGRHGDASGVRALMISRGVVKGGGYSWIDHKDGVRAFMVADDLQTFSGESAMCSNQESTAGVTEVHKKQTCAG comes from the coding sequence ATGCCCGAGCCGAACGTCGTCTCCTGGAACACCGTCATCGCCGCGCTCGCGCGGTCGGAGCGCGCGGGCGAGGCGCTGGAGCTCTACGACGGGATGCTGCGGGAGGGCCTCGTCCCGACGCACTTCACGCTCGCCAGCGTGCTCAGCGCGTGCGGCGCCGTGGGCGCGCCCGAGGACGGGAGGCGCTGCCACGGCCTCGCCGTCAAGGTCGGGCTCGACGAGAACCAGTTCGTCGAGAACGCGCTCCTCGGCATGTACACCAAGTGTGGGAGCGTCGGGGAGGCGGTCCGGCTGTTCGACGGGATGGCAAGCCCGAACGAGGTGTCGTTCACGGCGATGATGGGAGGGCTGGCGCTGACCGGGTCCGTCGACGATGCGCTCAGGCTGTTCGCCAGGATGTGCAGGAGCGGGATCCGCGTTGATCCGGTGTCTGTCTCCAGTGTCCTCGGCTCGTGCGCGCAAGCTTGCTCCAGTGAGTTCAACGTTAGTCGCGCATTCCAGCTTGGACAGTGCATTCACGCCTTGATTGTCAGAAAAGGCTTTGGGTCAGACCAGCATGTGGGGAACTCATTGATCGACATGTACACCAAGTGCATGCAAATGGATGAGGCCGTCAAGGTTTTCGAGTCGTTGCCCACCGTCAGTATCGTTTCTTGGAACATCCTTATAACTGGATTCGGCCAGGCGGGCAGTTATGAGAAGGCTTTAGAAGTACTGAACCTGATGGTAGAGTCAGGCTCTGAGCCCAATGAGGTCAGTTACAGTAACATGCTCGCATCTTGCATTAGGGCGAAGGATGTTCCGTCTGCTCGTGCAATGTTCGACAAGATATTAAGTCCGAGTTTGACTACATGGAACACACTTTTATCTGGCTACTGCCAGGAGGAGCTGCATCAAGACACAGTCGAGTTGTTTAGGAGGATGCAGCATCAAAATGTGCAGCCTGACCGGACAACTTTGGCCGTGATCCTCAGTTCATGCTCCAGATTGGGGATTTTGGATCTCGGAGCGCAAGTTCATTCTGCTTCAGTAAGACTCCTGTTACATAATGACATGTTCGTCGCTAGTGGTTTGGTGGATATGTATTCGAAATGTGGGCAGATTGGTACTGCTAGGTGCATTTTCAACAGGATGACAGACAGAGATGTGGTGTGTTGGAATGCCATGATCTCAGGTTTGTCTATCCATTCTTTTAACAAAGAGGCCTTTGATTTCTTCAAGCAGATGCGTAGAAATGGAATGATGCCCACAGAATCCACCTATGCCAGTATGATTAATTCATGTGCAAAATTGTCTTCAGTACCTCAAGGTAGGCAGATACATGCACAGGTTGTGAAAGATGGTTATGATCAAAATGTCTATGTTGGCAGTGCCCTGATTGATATGTATGCCAAATGTGGCAACATGGATGAGGCACGCCTTTGCTTTGACACCATGGTGACTAAGAACATAGTTGCATGGAATGAGATGATACATGGATATGCTCAGAATGGTTTTGGAGAGAAAGCTGTTGAATTGTTTGAGCATATGTTAACTACAGAACAAAGGCCAGATAGTGTCACGTTCATTGCTGTCCTAACAGGATGTAGTCACTCCGGGCTCATAGACGAAGCTATTGCATTATTTGATTCCATGGGTAGCACTTACGGAATTACACCAGTGGCTGAGCACTACACATGTCTCATAGATGGATTGGGGCGAGCGGGTCGTCTTGTTGAAGTGGAGGCCCTAATAGACAGAATGCCGTGCAAAGATGATCCTATATTGTGGGAAGTTCTACTTGCTGCATGTGCGGTACATCACAATGCTGAATTGGGGGAATGTGCCGCGCAGCACCTGTTCCACCTTGATCCAAAGAATCCATCACCTTATGTGCTCTTGTCAAACATATATGCTTCCTTAGGCCGACATGGAGATGCATCAGGTGTTAGGGCACTGATGATTAGCCGTGGAGTCGTGAAAGGTGGTGGATACAGCTGGATAGATCACAAGGATGGTGTTCGTGCCTTTATGGTTGCTGATGATCTCCAAACGTTCAGTGGAGAATCTGCAATGTGCAGCAATCAAGAGAGCACTGCTGGAGTTACAGAAGTACACAAAAAACAGACCTGTGCTGGTTGA